In Erigeron canadensis isolate Cc75 chromosome 1, C_canadensis_v1, whole genome shotgun sequence, a single window of DNA contains:
- the LOC122604212 gene encoding GDT1-like protein 4 — MSLSIVQGFTKSLAMTVLSEIGDKTFFAAAILAMRHPRRYVLAGCLSALIVMTILSAVVGWAAPNLISRTLTKHIATVLFLGFGVWSLWDAFHEGESEELAEVEAELDADLKATRANNKADDDSKKKNRPLFSQFFSPIFLKAFSITFFGEWGDKSQIATIGLAAAENPLGVVLGGILGQALCQTAAVFGGKSLATQISEKFIALSGGILFIVFGIQSFFATIES; from the exons ATGAGTTTATCAATTGTTCAA GGGTTTACCAAGTCTCTAGCCATGACTGTGCTCTCTGAAATCGGCGATAAGACGTTTTTTGCTGCTGCG ATTTTGGCTATGCGTCACCCGAGACGATATGTTTTGGCGGGCTGCCTTTCTGCTTTGATT GTTATGACTATTCTGTCCGCTGTAGTTGGCTGGGCTGCTCCAAACCTG ATCTCGCGAACATTGACTAAGCATATTGCCACTGTATTGTTTTTGGGATTTGGAGTATGGTCTTTATGGGATGCATTTCACGAAGG GGAGTCAGAAGAATTagctgaagttgaagctgaatTG GATGCCGATTTAAAGGCAACTAGAGCCAACAACAAG GCTGATGATGATTCTAAAAAGAAGAACAGGCCATTATTTTCCCAATTTTTCTCTCCCATCTTTCTGAAG GCATTCTCTATAACTTTCTTTGGCGAGTGGGGTGACAAAAGCCAG ATAGCTACCATTGGTTTGGCTGCAGCTGAGAATCCGTTGGGTGTTGTTCTTGGGGGAATTTT AGGGCAAGCTTTATGTCAGACCGCTGCTGTCTTTGGAGGGAAGAGCTTGGCAACACAAATATCTGAAAAATTT ATTGCACTATCTGGTGGAATTCTATTCATCGTTTTTGGAATCCAGTCATTCTTTGCAACAATTGAATCATGA